The sequence below is a genomic window from Humulus lupulus chromosome 3, drHumLupu1.1, whole genome shotgun sequence.
GTCAACATGGCATGATGACAATGTCATTAATGTGATATTTATTGTGCAATGTAGTACTGTGATTTTCATGTGCAATCTTGTGTAGATCAAAttcaatttattatattttaaaacaaaatatgCTCAAATATAGTTCTTATCAATATcacaagctatatattaagaaaataaaaaaaaggatAATTTTATGACAGGGccttcaaaaagagccctacGATAAGGTTCTTTTGTGTTCTCAACCCGTTaatagttttcggtgcgatttttttttatgaccatgtatattgtagttatttagagcatcctgcaaattttcagaaaattctgaataatttacagtgccgaaaacatattattgcatgcgtgactaatttttttatgctcgTGGAAAATagtatgtttgaacttagttttcggcactgtaaattattcagaattttctgaaaatttgtaggatgctctaaataactacaatatacatggtcataaaaaaaatcgcgccgaaaactgtttaaAGGTTGAGAAACACAAAAAAACCCTACGGTATGACTCTTTTTGAAGGCCCTACCAaagaaattcataaaaaaatGTCATTGGTAGTAAATTgtcaatttattttttatttaggtTCTCAACTTTAAATTTTGATACTTAAattcttaattttccttttttaaaataatttacaaaatGTGCTAAACTTATGATGTTGTTTATGCCTAAAAACATAAGATAAGTAAAAGTTATGACTTATTCTTTAAGTTtggataattattatataaatacttttttataatgaattttttttaaaagtgtttGGATGTCAATAAAGAAGAGATTTTTTATGAGTAAATTAGGATTTATGAAAATTATTTTGTGTTATCCGTGTTTTCACTAAGTGGCGTGTGACATGCATTAAGAGTAATTAAGTCTTCATGAAAGCTAATTAAGTTCCTCTAGAGCTTGCCTGGAGCTCCTCGGAAGGAAGGCATTGCCTTTACTCACCGTCCACCACCTTCGGAGGAGTATGTTCTCGTGGAATGGTGCTTCCCGAAGACCACATACGGATGATGCTCCGAGTCATTAGTAAGATCGTCTTTTCGATTCGAAGTCCTCCAATTCTATGAGATTCCTCCTCCGGACATGGAGTAGAGCTAACGGGTGTCTTGCATAGCGACCCTGGACCATAGTAGTCGTCTAACATTTACTGTTACCCAAATTGTGGTGTTGATTTCGTACAAGCGACAAGCAGGATGTCTCACAACGTCGTCTAACATGGAAAAACGTGCAGCTGCTCTCCTAACACTTTCAGGACATGTTACCCCAAAAGGTAGTGGGATACGTAGGGGCCCACCAGCACATTAACATATGAAATTTATCATCTATTGCCCATTTAAGATCCCATTAAGGGAGAATAAATGTAATTAACCCTCATTAGATAATTAATTGCtctcagtcatctatacagaatGCTAGGGCACACTTTGTAAGGGATCCGAGACTTTTTGTATTAAGAGCATTGCCAAAACACTGCTTGAAAATCTCCATAGAAGCTTGCTACCTCCAAGATTTTACCATCCTAATACAAATGACTATTGGACTGGGGTTTATTCATaatctgaaccacgtaaatctcTGTGTCTCAATCTTTATTTCTTTAAGCTCTATTATAATTAGTTGTTAGCGAACAAGCTAGTCAACATTTTGATTTAGTAAATAGCTTCTCAAGAGTACTTTGGACCCTAACTTCTTTTAAAAATGActtttgaattaaaaaaatatactttttattttggaaaatttgttacataaatctctatatagttcattttgttgcacttaaatttGTATGCAAATTTTTTAGCAGCAAAAATCTCTACCGTTATACATTTTGTGCGGACGTTGGTTCCTCAGTTGTGTTAAATGTGTCAATCAGTACAACGTGACATCACCCGATTCACAATAAAATTCGCTTTTGCTGCAATATAGTTTTTTTGAAACATAACATATATAGCTTGTGGCATGTTTTCTATTTGTTCATTAAGAAAATACTTCTAAAATTAATAATTGAAATtcctttaaaaaaattaaaaactgaaATTGAAGTAAAATacaaaaaatcattaaaaatattattgttattatttaatcTCTCTATATATTGTTCCTATTGTAGCTTTTGACTCATATCTTGACCAATGAAGGATTTCCATTTTTTTTCCTATTAAAATTAATAGTTGTATTGAGACTATATTCTATTGGAAACTTGGAATAATGATGGTTCTAATTCCAATTATGATTATTTTCCAAGTTGGGTAAAAGGAAACAAATTGAATTGATTATGATATTAGGAGCCTTTTATGCTTTCAGTTATATATAAGATAAAAGGAACATTGCTAAACTAAGAAAACATGATTGAGTTGATTACTTTGTCAAAAAGTTGATTATTTAACTAAAGAGGATATCAAGATTTTGAAACTTAATTACTagcttacttttttttttcttttgaaaaatattttattcatattGGAAATTTCTGATACATAACATTAAATTCACACCTGGATTAAGATGAACAAAGCCATTATTTCATTAGGTAAATTAATATTATGTTATAACCTgtgtaaataattaatcaattttccttttatttttgcaTTTAGTATGAATTTGCTCTTTAATTTTGGAATGTCTTTAAATATATTCTAAAtggcaaaatcgtcattttctTTTACCAAATATATCTGTAAACTTTTGATCTTTCATTGGCAAGTAAAATTGTTGTACAaccatttcaaaaataaataaaaggtaaAATTCACTTTTGTCAACAAAAAAAAGGGTAACCTGTATGTTTACTTGTGCTATAAATGTGATCTttgattcttgattttttttttaaatgttacttAAATTTTGAGATTattcatatattatatatataaaaaaaattaacatatctACACTATAATGGTAAGATAAGACAAGTAACCGTAAAAGATCACAAACAAAAAAAGTGTTAAATTAAAAGagaatatatttttgaaaacctACAATATTATTGTACTCTTCTATAATTGTTAAAGATGATGACGAAATATTGATACGATACCAACATATCTTTAAGGTGCTAATTGTAACCAAAATTGAGTGAACTTTATAATTACATATATTTAAAAAGAGCAAGTAACGTCCaaataaaatatgagaaaaatttacaatattTCTTTTTAGAAGTAGGGTACGATACTAGTTTAGACACGTAAACTagttattttttcaattttttctatAACGGTGTTTATTGTAGTTATAACATACCTTTTGCAAATATTCGAGAAATTCTAGATAATTTACAGTACTAAGAACTCAAATAGTCTGTTGCACATGTGTCTATTTTTTATACGCTTGTAATATAAACATTCTAAACCCCGATTTCGATATTATAAATTATCCATAAATTCCTTAAAATTTGTAGGAAGCCTATTATGACTACAATGAACACCGTCGTTAAAAAAATTAGACTATGTTTGGTTGGATGGATGGAGAATAAGGAGGATGGAGAAGAGAGTGATAATCTTTTATGGTGTTTGGTATGAGGGATAGAGTAGTGGAAAGATAGATAAGTgtatatttatgaaattatttttttagcCTTATAATTATTttggaagggcataattgtaattttaaacAAATTATGAGGGAGAATAATTGAATGATTCCAAATGGGAGGTTACAAATGATTTAGTATCATCTCTTTCTTTCAATCCCTCTCACCGAACAAGAGCATTTATAATCTCCTCTCATTTCTGTCCCTTCTCTCCATCCATCATCTTTTCCCTCCAACCAAACATAGTGTTAGAGTCAAAATTGATTTACGTGCCTAAAATAAGACGTTAACTCAGATAAAAAGATGTATTTTACTCTAAACCCTCTCATACGTAACAAAACATTATAGAcatttaagtatatatattttcaaccaatcacatttatttaaaataaaattcttttaattaaaattacctGCCATATCATTGTATCTTACTAATACAAAAGAGGGTAGTTTAGTAATAGAGAGATGTGAGGTATTTGATTTTGGTGGGAAACTATTTAGCATCCAATCTGAGATGAAAAGCATTTGCTTCCCCCTCTTTTTGGTAGCCTATCTTATCTTATTTTTTGGGATTTGAAACTATTGATTCCATAAACACAAGTACACAACCCAACAACAATGTCTCTCACAAAAGACAAAGATGAAGATAAGTGAAcaactctctctcacacacacaccaGAAGACATTTTCTtacattatttataaatataaacaCATTGTTTTCCTCTTTTGGTGGAGTGTTATCCTGACTTTGCGCGCAATCTAAACCACTATTGTTAAGGTTTTATAGACAATGTCATTTAAtacattaaaagtcaaatttccctatgTAAATCACACAAGTTGAAACCTTAACAATATTAATGTCTATGAATTCTTAAactaaacaataatcaatacaatGAAACCAAGTTTActccttgtatatatatatattatatatatgaacaAATGATATATACACCAAAAATATGCATCCAAATATTATACACAGTGAtgtgtcactgctttttaaaatagTGAATATCAATTTCAATAAATGTGATTGACTATGGTAAATTGATACATCACTGTGACGTGTTACTTCTTTTTAAAACAGGGaatctcaattttaataaatgtgattggttagGCTAAATTGTCATATTACTGTGTGTAATGATTTGAATTGAATATACCAAAAAGAAACATGTTGCCCAAAGTACATTAAACTTAAACTTTAGTTGGGTGTGGATTTTTTAagatttactcaattcaaatcaTTAATGAGCTTTTAAACCTTTTTTTGATCTTGGAAAAGGGGAGGGTGTGTAAGAATCATATGATATACCATATCACCTAGAATCCCTCAACTTGATGTGTTTTTATCATAATACAAAAAAAGAGTGGAATAACAACAATGAACAAGAAACATGAAACATACAATTATTAATACATGGGTTGTGATCTGCATGTTGGACAGTACCACTTTCCCTTGAATCTTGTCTCTGGTGTCAGCCCGACACAAGCGTAATGAAACCATTCGCCTCCTTGGCACTGTCAACGAACAAAACACGACAATGAATATAAAAGATTCAACTGGTAAAAACAGCAACAACTGCTGTAGATGGGAAAGAAACCTTTCATGATCTTAAAATAAAGAAAGGCAATGGTCACCGATGGCGATATTGAAAAAATGCTATTATGAATCAGAAGTCTCTTGATTTGAGTGACATTATAACTTAAATTGAGAAATTGCAGTGACAAAAGTATAAATTTGAAGTAAAGAGAAAGAGACTCACATTTTCATTGTCACAGGCAATCATGTCTCCAAAAGATACCTAAAGAATCAATAAAATTATGTTGAGTTAGCAGATTCAAAGTATAAGATAGGGCACAAAATTACATCTAAAAGCAGATGCCCAGAAATTTGAACCATATGTCAGAACCTGATGGCAAACACAGTAAGTGGGTTCATTAGGATCAATGGGTTGCTCTGTATCAACAGGGGGGGCAAAGTCCTTCTTATGGCTTCCTGGAGGAGGCATGAGCTCAAAATCCCTATCACGCTCTCGATCCCAATCTCTTTCTCTGTAATCAAACCTCTTTGATTGAGGTGTTCCATATTGTACATTCTTGCGTTTTTCAATCTTCGGGACTATAGGCAATGGGGGAAGAATAGCTGGCTCATCAGGTCCTATTTTTCCTTCTGATAGAATAAAATCAAAAAATGGAAACAAAACAAGCATTAGTAGTTATATCTACACTTTTATTGAAATGGTTGCACATACTAAAATGATGAATGTAGCCCGAAAATGGACAACCATTTTGATAAAAGCAACTCAAAAAGATATCCATGTGGCTTTCCTATAACCGGTTATGATTGGAGTTAAAACAAGCTAAGCCTCATGCAATTTGGCAATAAAAGAGCTACTTGAAGAAAGGGAAGGATTAATAAACTAAATATCGTAAGCATACAAATTGGTACTTATGTATTTTGATTAAGTTAATAATAAGAGGAGCCATTGATATAAGGAAAGTGAATATAAacatatttacaaatatatatatgcagAAAACTAAACTTAGATAACTAGGCACTATGGCAAAGATGAATTGACAACTGTTTCATCCTTTAGATTTACTGAGATTTAATTTCAGCGGTCTGATGTCTTGAAATTAGAATAGTTTATACTTTCCTCATAATTGCAGCACATTGTATTACATTTAAGATAAAATTACAGTTAACAGTTGTACCTTGCTTTAGATCTTCTGCAAAATGGGTTAGATCCTCATCAAGTCGTTTCACATGACTATCTATCTGAAGAAAGacgatataaataaataaaaaaaaattcataaggTGTTCAAAAAGCATGATGCAGTGATGCGAAGCGTCAAGCGAAGAGCATTTATGCAAAATGGTTCTCAGTCATATTGCATTGGCAATTAAAATTCAAATGATATTATTGGTATGCCATAGTAATAGCACAATAAAGAAGTAGGGAGATAGCAGGGTTATGAAGCATACAAATCGATACAGTTGACATAACACTCAGGATAGATCAAGACAACAAACCAATATTCTTTGGTAAATCTAAAATTTACTGATATAAACTGTCTAAATAATTGAGACCTTCAAGGGGGTTCCATGATGGGATACAGAAGCTTTCACCTGTTTAAGAAATTTGATGATCTTGCAAAATTGTTTACAAGGTTTGTTTTCCTTCTTTCTAACCTAAATAAAAAGGTAAAATGTTGATACTTTAAGTAGGAATTAGTTGTAAAGCTTAAAATTATATAGACTACAAAAGTACTTGACAAGAGTATTCCAAAGGAAAAACATATTAGTTACTTTTTTACTCTTAAGAAATGTAGCAATAAGAATTCTTTAAACTATAAACAAAAATCACTGAAATGGTAATAATCGTTTGTTTTTCAAATGGAAAGAGTTT
It includes:
- the LOC133824586 gene encoding PHD finger protein ING2 isoform X1 yields the protein MAIARTGVYVDDYLEYASTLPAELQRLLNTVRELDERSQSMINQTKQQTKYCLGLSSQSSKKGNNNNYNSYNNNNYNNHYSNNNEDDDATIEKMRKDIEVNQDNALNLCTEKVLLAQQAYDLIDSHVKRLDEDLTHFAEDLKQEGKIGPDEPAILPPLPIVPKIEKRKNVQYGTPQSKRFDYRERDWDRERDRDFELMPPPGSHKKDFAPPVDTEQPIDPNEPTYCVCHQVSFGDMIACDNENCQGGEWFHYACVGLTPETRFKGKWYCPTCRSQPMY
- the LOC133824586 gene encoding PHD finger protein ING2 isoform X2 — translated: MTIWNTQALCPLSSRDSSTRFENSTNAPSTKQQTKYCLGLSSQSSKKGNNNNYNSYNNNNYNNHYSNNNEDDDATIEKMRKDIEVNQDNALNLCTEKVLLAQQAYDLIDSHVKRLDEDLTHFAEDLKQEGKIGPDEPAILPPLPIVPKIEKRKNVQYGTPQSKRFDYRERDWDRERDRDFELMPPPGSHKKDFAPPVDTEQPIDPNEPTYCVCHQVSFGDMIACDNENCQGGEWFHYACVGLTPETRFKGKWYCPTCRSQPMY